The proteins below come from a single Vibrio diazotrophicus genomic window:
- a CDS encoding FAD-dependent oxidoreductase translates to MTIGSDMSQNTTNFQSPRVAIIGGGVAGATAAVHLGELSVNVLLLEKGPSLVNGPPICHLHAGGNLYREISEQQCIKLLRQSVETIRLYPHTLNKRPTVIAIPDTDSGEPQDIIPRLDTIQACYQQLVDEDPRNQIMGDPKQYYSIYQREQLEILANQAQPKEPLTSEEWLIPFAKYADLNSIKYPVVVVQEYGWSVFRLAASAELALSAMANCQAKTHATLVSAEYNGYCWQLTYVDIDGQHHQVEADYLINACGYETGKVDDMAHYQRKRMVEFKAAYVTHWPQCQHEWPEVVFHGERGTPRGMAQLTPYADGVFQLHGMTEDITLFKDGLVTSEDHSSQPVLPKYLQRKILEGWQSDALNERTHKAIRHISQFMPEFESAQVGGKPLYGAQQIPGYDATLRAADVTFEDNNYARMEVVKGSSALEAVRKIVSNWQLVKALSDKSIEEQHPISMSLTPNDIESRAKRLAQERGYPQALAKFVGMK, encoded by the coding sequence ATGACTATCGGTAGCGACATGTCACAGAATACAACAAACTTTCAGTCACCTCGCGTCGCCATTATTGGCGGCGGCGTTGCCGGTGCAACAGCTGCGGTTCATTTAGGTGAACTGAGCGTCAATGTACTGTTACTGGAAAAAGGCCCGAGTTTAGTGAACGGGCCGCCAATTTGTCACCTCCATGCTGGGGGGAACTTATACAGAGAAATTTCAGAGCAGCAATGTATTAAATTGTTGCGTCAGTCGGTTGAAACGATCCGTCTGTACCCACATACCTTGAATAAGCGCCCAACGGTGATTGCTATTCCGGACACCGATTCAGGAGAGCCACAAGATATCATTCCTCGTTTGGATACCATTCAGGCATGTTATCAACAGTTGGTCGATGAGGACCCTCGTAACCAGATTATGGGTGATCCTAAGCAGTATTATTCGATTTACCAACGTGAGCAGTTAGAGATCTTAGCTAACCAAGCTCAACCGAAGGAACCGCTGACCAGCGAAGAGTGGTTGATTCCGTTTGCCAAGTACGCTGACCTGAACTCGATTAAATACCCTGTAGTGGTTGTTCAAGAGTATGGCTGGAGTGTATTTCGGCTTGCAGCGAGTGCGGAGCTGGCGCTAAGTGCTATGGCTAACTGTCAGGCAAAGACTCACGCTACTTTAGTTAGTGCAGAATACAACGGATATTGTTGGCAGCTTACGTATGTGGATATTGATGGTCAACATCACCAAGTGGAAGCCGATTATCTGATCAATGCCTGTGGTTATGAGACAGGTAAAGTCGATGACATGGCACATTATCAGCGTAAGCGCATGGTTGAATTTAAAGCGGCCTATGTCACTCACTGGCCGCAGTGCCAACATGAGTGGCCTGAAGTGGTATTTCACGGAGAACGTGGTACGCCACGAGGCATGGCGCAGCTAACACCTTATGCCGATGGTGTGTTTCAGTTACATGGTATGACGGAAGATATCACTTTGTTTAAAGATGGTTTGGTAACCTCTGAGGACCATTCTTCTCAGCCAGTTCTGCCTAAATATCTGCAGCGCAAAATACTTGAAGGCTGGCAGAGTGATGCTCTTAATGAAAGAACTCACAAAGCCATTCGACATATCAGTCAGTTTATGCCCGAATTTGAGAGTGCGCAGGTCGGTGGTAAACCGTTGTACGGTGCTCAGCAAATTCCGGGATATGATGCGACTCTGCGGGCTGCAGATGTGACATTTGAAGACAACAACTATGCTCGAATGGAAGTTGTGAAAGGGTCGTCTGCGTTAGAGGCGGTGAGAAAGATAGTTTCCAATTGGCAGCTTGTGAAAGCACTATCGGATAAGTCAATTGAAGAACAGCACCCGATCAGCATGTCGTTGACGCCCAACGATATTGAATCGAGAGCGAAGCGACTAGCGCAAGAGCGAGGATACCCTCAAGCTTTAGCCAAGTTTGTCGGTATGAAATAA
- a CDS encoding 5-oxoprolinase subunit PxpA, with the protein MKKRTITLNCDMGESFGHWRMGNDELVMPWVDMANIACGFHASDPHVMSRTIDYAIQHDVQIGAHPGYPDLQGFGRRSMSFSEEEICEILIYQIGALKALCESKNTEVTYVKPHGALYNDMMKNEDVFRAVTDAVSCFNIPLMILASGNNQRYLDIADSYDVPLLFEAFADRTYLSNGLLTPRSSPNAVLTSEDAILSQIKQIAEYGKVSTSDGAIIPIEADTICVHGDNEAAIELIAKIRAQLDA; encoded by the coding sequence GTGAAAAAACGGACTATCACTCTTAACTGCGACATGGGCGAAAGTTTCGGTCATTGGCGCATGGGCAACGACGAATTGGTAATGCCATGGGTCGATATGGCCAATATTGCGTGCGGCTTTCACGCTTCCGACCCGCATGTCATGAGCCGAACCATTGATTACGCGATTCAACATGATGTTCAGATTGGTGCGCACCCTGGCTATCCAGATTTGCAAGGATTTGGGCGACGTTCAATGTCGTTTTCAGAAGAAGAAATTTGCGAGATTCTGATCTATCAAATTGGCGCACTAAAAGCGCTATGTGAAAGCAAGAATACTGAAGTCACATACGTTAAACCTCATGGCGCCTTATACAATGACATGATGAAAAATGAAGATGTGTTTCGGGCAGTCACTGATGCTGTTTCATGTTTCAATATCCCTTTAATGATATTGGCTTCAGGAAACAATCAACGTTATTTAGATATTGCAGACAGTTACGATGTGCCACTGCTGTTTGAAGCTTTTGCCGATAGAACCTATTTATCGAACGGGCTATTAACACCTCGCTCTTCGCCAAATGCGGTATTAACCAGCGAAGACGCTATCTTGAGTCAAATTAAACAGATCGCAGAATATGGCAAAGTCAGTACATCTGACGGGGCGATTATCCCAATTGAAGCCGACACGATTTGTGTTCACGGTGATAATGAAGCCGCCATCGAGCTTATCGCTAAAATAAGAGCCCAACTGGATGCTTAG